From the genome of Psychroserpens ponticola, one region includes:
- a CDS encoding DUF2141 domain-containing protein: MSTLAKIIVFVLLSQTLSYAQESEGQNVTVKIVNLNSNAGHLFISLFNTEASFLNKGYKSTISSIENNSCEITFKDVPKGIYAISFFHDENENKKMDTNFLGIPKEDYGCSNNARGFMGPPKWEDAKFEIKNQSITQTITL; this comes from the coding sequence ATGAGTACACTAGCAAAAATTATAGTTTTCGTTTTATTAAGTCAAACACTTAGTTATGCACAAGAATCAGAAGGACAAAATGTTACAGTAAAAATAGTAAACCTAAATAGTAATGCAGGACATTTATTCATTTCATTATTTAATACTGAAGCTTCCTTTTTAAATAAAGGCTACAAATCAACCATTAGTAGTATTGAAAACAACAGTTGTGAAATTACGTTTAAAGATGTTCCAAAAGGCATTTATGCAATTTCATTTTTTCACGATGAAAATGAGAATAAAAAAATGGATACTAATTTTTTAGGCATTCCTAAAGAAGATTATGGATGCTCTAATAATGCTAGAGGGTTTATGGGACCACCAAAATGGGAAGACGCTAAATTTGAAATCAAAAATCAATCAATAACACAAACTATAACACTTTAA
- a CDS encoding nucleoside-diphosphate kinase, with amino-acid sequence MATNRTFTMLKPDSIEKGNIGAILEKITASGFRIVAMKLTQMTTADAQAFYAVHNERPFFGELVEYMTRGPIVAAILEKENAVEDFRTLIGATNPAEAAEGTIRKLYAASIGENAVHGSDSDDNAAIEGAFHFSGREMF; translated from the coding sequence ATGGCAACAAATAGAACATTTACAATGCTTAAGCCAGACTCTATTGAAAAAGGGAATATTGGTGCAATTTTAGAAAAAATCACAGCTTCTGGTTTTAGAATCGTAGCTATGAAATTAACACAAATGACAACTGCAGACGCTCAAGCGTTTTACGCTGTACATAATGAAAGACCTTTCTTTGGAGAATTGGTTGAATACATGACACGTGGACCAATCGTAGCTGCAATCTTAGAAAAAGAGAATGCTGTAGAAGATTTTAGAACCTTAATTGGAGCTACAAATCCTGCTGAAGCTGCTGAAGGAACTATACGTAAGTTGTATGCTGCTTCTATTGGTGAGAATGCAGTTCACGGAAGTGATAGTGATGACAATGCTGCTATTGAAGGTGCATTTCATTTTTCTGGTAGAGAGATGTTCTAA
- a CDS encoding DHH family phosphoesterase, translating into MNKDDINSIKTLLSSPKAIVIIPHKNPDGDAIGSTLGLYHYLKQYNHNVTIIAPNDYPHFLKWMPEEHSILKYDNKKEDCDALIYNAELIFTLDFNSLGRIGNMETVVSNSESIKIMIDHHQQPDDYAKYMYSDVSMSSTCEMVFNFIEMLNDVNKINSDIATCLYTGIMTDTGSFRFASTTSATHTIIGQLIQKGANNSEIHNNIYDTNSYARLQLLGRALSNLKVIPEYRTAYITLTQEELNTFDFKKGDTEGFVNYGLSLKGIIFAAIFIESHQDEIIKISLRSKGDFSVNELSRAHFHGGGHTNAAGGKSDLNLKETIEKFISILPTYKKDLYF; encoded by the coding sequence ATGAATAAAGACGATATTAATAGTATTAAAACGCTTTTAAGTTCACCAAAAGCAATTGTAATCATTCCACATAAAAATCCTGATGGAGATGCTATAGGTTCTACACTCGGATTGTATCACTATTTAAAACAATACAATCACAATGTAACTATTATTGCACCTAATGATTATCCTCATTTTTTAAAATGGATGCCTGAAGAACATTCGATTTTAAAATATGACAATAAAAAGGAAGACTGTGATGCTTTAATCTATAATGCTGAACTAATTTTTACTTTAGATTTTAATTCTTTAGGACGCATTGGAAACATGGAAACTGTTGTTTCGAATTCTGAATCCATCAAAATAATGATCGATCACCATCAACAACCTGATGATTATGCCAAGTACATGTATTCTGATGTTTCGATGTCGTCAACATGTGAAATGGTATTCAATTTTATTGAGATGCTAAATGATGTAAATAAAATTAATAGTGACATTGCTACATGCTTATACACTGGCATCATGACAGATACTGGCTCATTTCGTTTTGCTTCAACAACGAGTGCTACACATACTATTATTGGACAATTAATTCAGAAAGGCGCAAACAATTCTGAAATACATAATAACATTTATGACACCAATAGCTATGCAAGATTACAATTACTTGGAAGAGCGCTAAGCAACCTAAAAGTAATTCCTGAATACAGAACTGCGTATATCACATTAACTCAAGAAGAGCTGAACACATTCGACTTTAAAAAAGGGGACACCGAAGGTTTTGTAAACTACGGATTATCTTTAAAAGGTATCATTTTTGCTGCCATTTTTATTGAAAGCCATCAAGATGAAATTATAAAAATATCCTTGAGAAGTAAAGGTGATTTTTCAGTAAATGAATTATCAAGAGCACATTTTCATGGTGGTGGACATACAAATGCTGCTGGAGGAAAAAGTGACTTAAATCTCAAAGAAACCATTGAAAAATTTATTAGTATCTTGCCAACTTATAAAAAAGACCTCTATTTTTAA
- the gldI gene encoding gliding motility-associated peptidyl-prolyl isomerase GldI, whose translation MKPIVILLIISLIFSCKSPDARRPESVQSGSFYEVSAERNIKLNKKEQALIQKIIDRNPDQEYIASKSGFWYFYNSKIELDTITPQFGDIVNFKYNIKDLNENTIYSEDDIRTQNYVMDKEELFTGLREGLKLMKPGEVVTFLFPSQKAYGYYGDTNRIGTNIPLICKVTVNTIKQNQ comes from the coding sequence ATGAAACCTATAGTCATTTTACTAATAATAAGTTTAATTTTTAGCTGTAAATCTCCAGATGCGAGACGACCAGAATCTGTTCAGTCTGGTTCTTTCTATGAAGTTTCAGCTGAAAGAAATATTAAACTAAACAAAAAAGAACAAGCACTAATACAAAAAATAATAGATCGTAATCCTGATCAAGAATACATCGCTTCAAAAAGCGGATTTTGGTATTTTTACAACTCAAAAATAGAACTAGATACGATAACACCGCAGTTTGGTGATATCGTCAATTTTAAATACAATATTAAAGATCTTAATGAGAATACTATTTACTCTGAAGACGACATAAGAACTCAAAATTATGTCATGGATAAAGAGGAATTATTTACAGGGCTTCGTGAAGGATTAAAACTCATGAAACCTGGTGAAGTCGTGACCTTTTTATTTCCATCTCAAAAAGCCTATGGCTATTATGGAGATACCAATCGTATTGGCACAAATATTCCTTTAATTTGCAAAGTAACCGTAAATACAATTAAACAAAACCAATAA
- a CDS encoding peptidylprolyl isomerase, which yields MKLISKTLQLSMLFLLITAASCKEDHPDLEDGLYAEFITTKDTMIAKLFYDKVPVTVANFVALAEGTHPMVDEEFKGKPYYDGLTFHRVMNNFMIQGGDHTATGSGTPGYRFTADFSSELKHDKPGILSMANGGGFNTNGSQFFITEVPYPSLDAFNPDGTLKPCDQPRVSCHSVFGELVKGIEVQDSISNVKVGAGNKPEVDVVITKLNIIRKGSAAKAFNAAKVFEDGLPKVEAGIEEIKAEGLRKAEQEQKERELKIATAAEDTKPLLEDYNSKSTTLASGLKKHIIKEGSGIKPKIGQYAMIAYEGYFVDGKLFDSNLETIAEKYGMLNPQRQAAGAYGPTKMQITPDAQMIAGFKEAIASMEIGEKAFFYIPAHLAYGERGRGGIPPNTDLTFVLELTEIAE from the coding sequence ATGAAATTGATTAGCAAAACTCTACAGCTTTCTATGCTGTTTTTACTTATTACAGCAGCCTCATGTAAAGAAGATCATCCTGATTTAGAAGATGGTCTTTATGCTGAATTTATTACAACTAAAGATACCATGATTGCAAAATTATTTTATGACAAAGTACCTGTTACTGTTGCAAATTTTGTTGCTTTAGCTGAAGGTACACATCCAATGGTTGACGAAGAATTTAAAGGCAAGCCTTATTATGATGGATTAACATTTCATAGAGTTATGAATAACTTTATGATTCAAGGTGGTGATCATACTGCTACTGGTTCTGGCACTCCTGGATATCGTTTTACTGCAGACTTTAGTTCAGAGTTAAAGCATGACAAACCTGGTATTTTATCAATGGCAAATGGAGGTGGCTTTAATACTAATGGAAGTCAGTTTTTTATCACTGAAGTGCCTTATCCTAGTTTAGATGCTTTCAATCCTGATGGCACATTAAAACCATGTGACCAACCAAGAGTGAGTTGTCATTCTGTTTTTGGTGAATTAGTTAAAGGCATTGAGGTTCAAGATTCTATTTCTAATGTAAAAGTTGGAGCAGGTAATAAACCTGAAGTAGATGTTGTAATTACAAAATTAAATATCATCAGAAAAGGATCTGCTGCAAAAGCATTTAATGCCGCTAAAGTTTTTGAAGATGGTTTACCTAAAGTAGAAGCTGGTATCGAAGAAATTAAAGCAGAAGGATTAAGAAAGGCTGAACAGGAACAAAAAGAACGTGAATTAAAGATTGCTACAGCTGCCGAAGATACTAAACCACTACTTGAAGACTATAATTCTAAAAGTACAACTCTAGCTTCTGGACTTAAAAAACATATTATTAAAGAAGGTTCTGGTATAAAACCAAAAATAGGTCAATATGCTATGATTGCTTATGAAGGTTATTTTGTTGATGGTAAATTATTTGATAGTAATTTAGAAACCATTGCTGAAAAATATGGAATGTTAAATCCACAGCGTCAAGCAGCTGGAGCTTATGGCCCAACTAAAATGCAAATCACACCTGATGCACAAATGATTGCTGGATTTAAAGAAGCTATTGCATCTATGGAGATTGGTGAAAAAGCATTTTTCTATATTCCAGCACATCTTGCTTATGGCGAACGTGGTCGAGGAGGAATACCTCCAAATACTGATTTGACATTCGTATTAGAACTGACAGAAATAGCAGAATAA
- a CDS encoding aminoacyl-histidine dipeptidase, whose product MSTEIRGLEPKGLWNKFADLNAVPRPSKKEERVIQFMKDFGTSLGLETIEDEVGNVIIKKPATSGMEDRKTIVMQSHLDMVHQKNNDTDFDFDTQGIEMYVDGDWVRAKGTTLGADNGLGVATIMAILESSEIEHPAIEALFTIDEETGMTGAMGLKGGLLSGEILLNLDTEEDDEIGVGCAGGVDVTALRTYEQEETPEFKIGYKVTVKGLQGGHSGMQIHEGLGNANKMMNRILFDGFENFGLRISEIDGGSLRNAIPRESNAIVAIDALHEDVFVSEMNDLANEIKTEYKTMEPDLVIEVSKTETPKQIMDLGVQEGLTRALYAALNGVFRMSPDIPELVETSNNIARVIVKDGNIKVGCLTRSSVESSKWDLANGLRSTFELTGCEVEFGGDYPGWEPNMDSDILKVMVPLYKELNNDEEPHVAACHAGLECGILGTNYPNMDMISFGPNIKGAHSPDERAQISSAQKYWNFVLEILKRIPKK is encoded by the coding sequence ATGAGCACAGAAATAAGAGGATTAGAACCTAAAGGACTTTGGAATAAATTTGCTGATTTAAATGCAGTTCCAAGACCATCTAAGAAGGAAGAACGTGTGATTCAATTCATGAAAGACTTCGGAACTAGTTTAGGTCTTGAAACGATTGAAGATGAAGTTGGAAATGTCATCATTAAAAAGCCTGCAACCTCAGGAATGGAAGATAGAAAGACCATCGTTATGCAATCCCATTTAGATATGGTGCATCAAAAGAATAACGATACTGATTTTGATTTCGATACACAAGGAATTGAGATGTATGTTGATGGTGATTGGGTTAGAGCTAAAGGAACAACCTTAGGTGCAGATAATGGTTTAGGTGTAGCAACGATTATGGCTATTTTAGAAAGTTCAGAGATTGAGCATCCAGCTATTGAAGCCTTATTCACGATTGATGAAGAAACAGGTATGACTGGCGCAATGGGCTTAAAAGGTGGATTGCTTTCTGGTGAGATTCTTTTAAATCTAGATACAGAAGAAGATGATGAAATAGGAGTAGGTTGTGCAGGTGGTGTTGATGTTACTGCTTTAAGAACGTATGAGCAAGAAGAAACTCCAGAGTTTAAAATTGGTTATAAAGTAACAGTTAAAGGTTTACAAGGTGGTCATTCAGGAATGCAAATTCACGAAGGTTTAGGTAATGCAAATAAAATGATGAATCGTATCTTATTTGACGGTTTTGAAAATTTTGGATTGCGTATTTCTGAAATTGATGGAGGAAGTTTACGTAATGCCATTCCAAGAGAAAGTAATGCTATTGTTGCTATCGATGCTTTGCACGAAGACGTGTTTGTGTCTGAAATGAACGATTTAGCAAACGAGATAAAAACAGAATATAAAACCATGGAACCTGATTTAGTAATCGAGGTTTCAAAAACGGAAACGCCCAAACAAATCATGGATTTAGGTGTTCAAGAAGGCTTAACAAGAGCATTATATGCAGCATTAAATGGCGTGTTTAGAATGAGTCCAGACATTCCGGAATTGGTAGAGACATCTAATAACATTGCTCGTGTTATTGTTAAAGACGGAAACATTAAAGTTGGATGTTTAACACGTAGTTCTGTTGAAAGTTCAAAATGGGATTTGGCAAATGGTTTAAGATCAACTTTTGAATTGACTGGTTGTGAAGTGGAGTTTGGAGGTGATTATCCAGGATGGGAACCAAATATGGATTCAGACATCTTAAAAGTGATGGTGCCTTTATATAAAGAATTAAACAATGATGAAGAACCTCATGTTGCTGCTTGTCACGCAGGATTAGAATGTGGTATACTTGGAACAAATTATCCAAATATGGATATGATTAGTTTTGGGCCAAATATTAAAGGAGCACATTCACCTGATGAGCGCGCACAAATTTCTTCAGCACAAAAATATTGGAACTTTGTTTTAGAGATTCTAAAACGCATTCCTAAGAAATAA
- a CDS encoding DUF3810 domain-containing protein yields MTNYPTFVESIYSHGIYIYISKGMRYAFGWLPISVGDVLYTLLGLYVIRWFIVNRKRIIQETKQWFLDVLSALSIGYFAFHILWAFNYYRLPLHESLNIDNDYTTEELVSLTEQLITKVNTIHLSITTHDSLKVEMPFTKAEALKMIPDGYDELSKTFPYLAYHPRSIKTSIYSLPLTYMGFSGYLNPFTNEAQVDGLIPTYKFPTTGSHEVAHQLGYAAENEANFIGSMAAMQHPDLYFKYSGHAFALRHCLNEIYRRDLEVYKTILPKLNIGVLKNYKEVSDFWNAYENPTEPIFKSTYNNFLKANNQSSGMQSYSYIVALLVNYYKSNPMD; encoded by the coding sequence TTGACGAACTATCCAACATTTGTAGAATCTATTTATAGTCATGGTATTTACATTTACATTTCTAAAGGGATGCGTTATGCGTTTGGTTGGTTGCCAATTTCGGTTGGTGATGTCTTATATACATTATTAGGTTTATATGTAATTAGATGGTTTATCGTTAACAGAAAGCGAATCATACAAGAAACGAAACAATGGTTTTTAGATGTACTTTCGGCGCTATCAATTGGATATTTTGCCTTTCATATCTTGTGGGCTTTTAACTATTATAGGTTACCACTTCATGAATCTTTAAACATTGACAACGATTATACGACTGAAGAATTAGTGAGTTTAACAGAACAATTAATAACTAAAGTTAATACCATTCATTTAAGTATTACAACACATGATTCTTTAAAAGTAGAGATGCCTTTTACAAAAGCTGAAGCCTTAAAGATGATACCTGATGGCTATGATGAACTTTCAAAAACATTTCCATATTTAGCTTATCATCCTAGGAGCATTAAAACATCTATTTATAGTTTACCATTAACCTATATGGGATTTTCGGGTTACTTAAATCCGTTTACAAATGAGGCTCAAGTAGATGGATTAATTCCTACTTACAAGTTTCCTACTACTGGAAGCCATGAAGTCGCACATCAATTGGGATACGCTGCTGAAAATGAAGCTAATTTTATTGGTAGTATGGCAGCTATGCAGCATCCAGATCTATATTTTAAATACTCTGGACATGCTTTTGCTTTACGACATTGTCTAAATGAAATTTATAGAAGAGATTTAGAGGTTTATAAAACCATTCTTCCAAAACTTAATATAGGTGTTTTAAAAAATTATAAGGAAGTTAGTGATTTTTGGAATGCATATGAAAACCCGACAGAGCCTATATTTAAAAGCACGTATAATAATTTTCTAAAAGCAAATAATCAATCTTCAGGCATGCAAAGCTATAGTTACATTGTAGCTCTATTAGTTAATTACTACAAATCAAATCCTATGGATTAA
- a CDS encoding amidohydrolase family protein, giving the protein MSKIPLRVLLFLCSFSVLAQEYFPKNDGVKTINSNFTAFTNAKIHVTPSQVIDNGTLLIKDGKVVASGTQVTIPKNTTIVNIEGKSIYPSFIDMYSNFGVEKPKRESGGGRSPQYNPSRTGYYWNDHVMPENTALSKFKFDNKKAKELLSAGFGVVNTHIQDGIVRGTGTLVALNTEGGNEMAILEQNSGQYFSFSKSVTSRQSYPGSIMGSMALLRQLYLDADWYAKGNSKTKDLSIEALNKNKSLVQIFSAGSRANGLRADKIGDEVGVQYVILGGGDEYERINEIKATNASYIIPINFQDAYDVENVYLTQSLALSDMRAWNQEPSNPKILADNNITFAFTAHDLKSPKEFKTKLMKAIEYGLSKEKALAALTTTPAKLLGKQSEIGNLNKGAYANFLITSGDIFEKKTTVYENWVQGTQTVINDMNTKDIRGDYTFLVARESYEMTLKGELSKLSADITSNGKKRGSKVSYKNNWLSISMTSKDSTQQKFIRLITNVTQGDHLNGKALFPNGDELTFYAKKVGSKTKDKASKKEGSSALKEITPVTYPNMAYGFKELPKQETILFKNATVWTNEVEGILKTTDVLVKNGKIVKVGKDLSDSSAQVIDATGKHLTSGIIDEHSHIAAASINEGGQNSSAEVSIEDVIDDEDIDIYRNLAGGVTVIQILHGSANPIGGRSAIIKLKWGENANNLIYKDSPKFIKFALGENVKQSNWSSFERFPQTRMGVEQLYIDYFSRAKAYNALKKSGKPYRKDIEMDVIAEILNKERFISCHSYVQSEINMLMKVAEKFDFNINTFTHILEGYKLADKMVEHGVGGSTFSDWWAYKYEVNDAIPYNAAIMHNAGVVVAINSDDGEMSRRLNQEAAKSVKYGGVSEEDAWKFVTLNPAKLLHIDDKVGSIKVGKDADLVLWSDHPLSIYAKAEKTLIEGVTYFDIKRDEIMRSRIKTEKAELINEMMLAKNKGLKTQPIKKKEKDQMHCDYIDHESN; this is encoded by the coding sequence ATGTCTAAAATTCCTCTAAGGGTTTTACTCTTTTTATGCAGTTTTTCTGTATTAGCTCAAGAGTATTTTCCGAAAAATGATGGTGTAAAAACCATTAATTCTAATTTCACAGCATTTACTAATGCAAAGATTCACGTTACACCAAGTCAGGTTATAGATAACGGAACCCTTCTTATTAAAGATGGAAAAGTAGTTGCATCTGGAACACAAGTAACCATTCCAAAAAACACAACGATAGTTAATATTGAAGGTAAAAGTATTTACCCTTCATTTATTGACATGTATTCAAACTTTGGCGTAGAAAAACCTAAACGTGAAAGTGGAGGTGGCAGAAGTCCACAATACAATCCGTCACGAACTGGATACTATTGGAATGATCATGTTATGCCAGAAAACACTGCGCTATCAAAATTTAAGTTTGATAACAAAAAAGCTAAAGAACTTTTAAGTGCAGGTTTTGGAGTAGTGAACACACATATACAAGACGGTATTGTAAGAGGTACTGGAACTTTGGTAGCCTTAAATACTGAAGGTGGGAATGAAATGGCTATCCTTGAGCAAAACTCTGGGCAATATTTTTCTTTTAGTAAGAGTGTTACTTCTAGACAATCATATCCTGGTTCTATAATGGGAAGTATGGCTTTATTACGTCAACTCTATTTAGATGCAGATTGGTATGCGAAAGGCAACAGTAAAACCAAAGATTTATCAATTGAAGCCTTAAATAAGAATAAAAGCTTGGTACAAATTTTCTCTGCAGGAAGTCGTGCAAATGGATTGAGAGCAGACAAAATTGGTGATGAAGTTGGTGTTCAATATGTGATTCTTGGAGGAGGTGACGAATACGAGCGTATTAATGAAATTAAAGCTACTAATGCTTCGTATATTATTCCGATAAACTTTCAAGATGCTTATGATGTAGAAAATGTGTACTTAACACAATCTTTAGCATTAAGTGATATGAGAGCTTGGAATCAAGAGCCTTCAAATCCGAAAATTCTTGCAGATAACAATATTACTTTTGCATTTACGGCACATGATTTAAAATCTCCTAAAGAATTTAAAACGAAACTTATGAAGGCCATTGAATATGGACTTTCTAAAGAAAAAGCATTAGCAGCCTTAACAACAACTCCTGCAAAACTATTAGGAAAACAATCCGAAATTGGCAATCTTAATAAGGGAGCATATGCTAACTTTTTAATTACCTCTGGAGATATTTTTGAAAAGAAAACAACTGTTTATGAAAACTGGGTTCAAGGCACACAAACTGTCATAAATGATATGAACACGAAAGATATAAGAGGTGACTATACATTTTTAGTTGCTCGTGAATCTTATGAAATGACTTTAAAAGGAGAATTGAGTAAGTTAAGTGCTGATATTACTAGTAACGGAAAGAAACGAGGTTCGAAAGTGAGTTATAAAAATAATTGGTTATCTATTTCTATGACCTCAAAAGATTCTACACAACAAAAGTTTATTAGATTAATAACTAATGTTACTCAAGGCGATCATTTAAATGGAAAAGCGTTGTTTCCTAATGGTGATGAGTTGACTTTCTATGCTAAAAAAGTAGGTTCTAAAACTAAAGATAAAGCTTCAAAAAAAGAAGGTAGTTCTGCCCTTAAAGAAATCACACCTGTTACTTATCCGAATATGGCTTATGGTTTTAAAGAACTACCAAAGCAAGAAACCATATTATTCAAAAATGCAACGGTTTGGACCAATGAAGTTGAAGGTATTTTAAAAACAACTGATGTATTGGTTAAAAATGGTAAGATCGTAAAGGTCGGTAAAGACTTATCTGACTCCAGTGCACAAGTAATTGATGCTACTGGAAAACATTTAACCTCAGGCATTATTGATGAGCATTCTCATATTGCAGCTGCTTCCATCAATGAAGGTGGGCAAAACTCTTCAGCAGAAGTTAGTATTGAAGATGTTATTGATGATGAAGATATTGACATCTACCGAAATCTTGCAGGTGGAGTAACTGTTATTCAAATTTTACATGGTTCGGCAAATCCTATTGGTGGACGTTCAGCAATTATTAAGTTAAAATGGGGAGAGAATGCTAACAATTTAATATATAAGGACAGTCCGAAATTTATCAAATTCGCTTTAGGAGAAAATGTAAAACAATCTAACTGGTCTAGCTTTGAACGTTTTCCTCAAACAAGAATGGGCGTTGAACAATTATACATTGATTACTTTAGTAGAGCGAAAGCTTATAATGCTTTAAAGAAAAGTGGTAAGCCTTACCGAAAGGATATTGAAATGGATGTTATTGCAGAAATATTAAACAAGGAACGTTTTATTTCTTGTCATTCTTATGTGCAAAGCGAAATTAATATGTTGATGAAAGTTGCAGAAAAATTTGATTTTAACATCAATACCTTTACTCATATTCTTGAAGGCTATAAATTAGCAGACAAAATGGTTGAACATGGTGTTGGAGGTTCTACATTTAGTGACTGGTGGGCTTATAAATACGAAGTAAACGATGCTATACCTTATAATGCAGCCATTATGCATAATGCTGGTGTTGTTGTTGCGATTAATAGTGATGATGGTGAAATGTCTCGTCGTTTAAATCAGGAAGCTGCAAAATCTGTTAAATATGGAGGTGTTTCTGAAGAAGATGCTTGGAAATTTGTCACATTAAATCCTGCAAAATTACTTCATATTGATGATAAAGTTGGAAGTATAAAAGTTGGAAAAGATGCAGATTTGGTTTTGTGGTCTGATCATCCACTATCTATTTATGCTAAAGCAGAGAAAACTCTAATTGAAGGCGTTACTTATTTTGATATCAAGCGAGATGAGATCATGCGTTCTCGAATTAAAACAGAAAAAGCTGAACTTATCAATGAAATGATGCTGGCTAAGAACAAAGGGTTAAAAACACAACCTATCAAGAAGAAGGAGAAGGATCAAATGCATTGCGATTACATCGATCATGAATCAAATTAA
- a CDS encoding amidohydrolase family protein — protein sequence MKNTHLYIVLLLLSFGITNAQQTPAKKQTKTIAITGATAHIGNGDMIKNSLIIFKDGKLITVVDATVAKMDLTGMEVIDASEKHVYPGFIIPNTTLGLVEIDAVRATDDDSELGSWNPHIRSLIAYNTESKVVESLRPNGVLLAQVTPRGGRISGTSSVVQLDAWNWEDAVVKEDDGIHMSWPNNFSRGRWWRGEDPGMKINKDYEKQVKEIGDFFAATKAYANVSNSTLNLPYEATKGLFDGSKKLFINVDDEKGIIDAVNFSKANGVTNMTIVSGNEAYKVADLLKQNNISVLLQRVHSRPGQTDDDYDLPFKMAKLLVDKGVLVALEGNGQMERMNARNLPFYAGTTVSYGLTKAQALQLITLNTAKILGIDAIYGSLEEGKSATLFISEGDALDMRTNILSHAFIDGRLISLESHQTTLWKRYSEKLKNQD from the coding sequence ATGAAAAACACACACTTATATATTGTTTTGTTGCTTTTATCATTTGGTATTACAAATGCGCAACAAACACCTGCTAAAAAGCAAACAAAAACTATAGCCATTACTGGAGCTACTGCTCATATTGGAAATGGAGATATGATTAAAAATAGTTTAATCATCTTTAAAGATGGGAAATTAATTACTGTTGTTGATGCTACTGTAGCCAAAATGGATCTTACAGGCATGGAAGTTATTGATGCTAGTGAAAAACATGTGTATCCAGGTTTTATTATTCCTAATACTACTTTAGGTTTGGTAGAGATAGATGCCGTTCGCGCTACAGATGATGACTCTGAACTCGGCTCATGGAATCCTCATATTAGAAGTTTGATTGCCTATAATACAGAATCTAAAGTTGTTGAATCTTTACGACCAAACGGTGTGCTTCTAGCACAAGTTACACCTCGTGGTGGACGCATTTCTGGAACTTCATCTGTAGTGCAATTAGACGCTTGGAACTGGGAAGATGCTGTTGTTAAAGAAGATGATGGCATTCATATGAGTTGGCCCAACAATTTTAGTCGAGGACGTTGGTGGCGAGGCGAAGATCCAGGAATGAAGATAAATAAGGATTATGAAAAACAAGTTAAAGAAATAGGAGATTTCTTTGCAGCTACAAAGGCTTATGCTAATGTAAGTAACTCTACTTTGAATTTACCTTATGAAGCAACTAAAGGCCTGTTTGATGGTTCTAAAAAGCTCTTTATTAATGTAGATGATGAAAAAGGAATTATTGATGCCGTTAACTTTTCTAAAGCAAATGGTGTAACAAACATGACTATTGTTAGTGGTAATGAAGCTTATAAAGTTGCTGATTTATTAAAACAAAATAATATTTCGGTATTACTACAACGTGTACATTCTAGACCTGGACAAACAGATGATGATTATGATTTGCCTTTTAAAATGGCAAAATTATTAGTTGACAAAGGGGTACTTGTTGCTCTAGAAGGCAATGGACAAATGGAACGTATGAATGCTAGAAACTTACCTTTTTATGCAGGAACCACTGTAAGTTATGGATTAACAAAAGCACAAGCATTACAACTTATTACTTTAAATACTGCAAAAATATTAGGCATTGATGCTATTTACGGTTCTTTAGAAGAAGGTAAAAGTGCGACCTTATTTATTAGTGAAGGAGATGCTTTAGATATGCGTACCAATATTCTTTCACATGCTTTTATAGATGGACGATTGATAAGCTTAGAATCTCATCAAACGACGCTATGGAAACGTTATTCTGAAAAACTTAAAAATCAAGACTAA